The sequence TCATCCAAGAGAAGTTTTTGTAGGCTTTAACATGAAATTGATCGATTCATATTGAAAGGTACTTAAAGGAAAGGAAGCAATTTGGTGCTCCGTTGGCAGCTTTTCAGCTCAATCAGCAAAAACTAGTCCTCATGCTAGGAAATATTCAAGCAATGCTCCTTGTGGGGTGGCGGTTATGCAAGTTGTATGATAGTGGTAAAATGACTCCTGGTCATGCTAGTATGGGCAAGGTCAGATATTACCATTGCTTGCTCGTTGTATCTGGAATTCAGTgggattatttataataaattttaactgATTAATTTTTGTTCGATTTAGTCATGGATTTCGTTGAAAGCCAGGGAGACTGTTTCTCTTGGGCGAGAGTTACTGGGTGGAAATGGAATTTTAGCCGATTTCCTCGTAGCAAAGGTTAGTAGCAGTAAGCTACTTCCAGTTATGATGTTTATATGAAATTTGCATTacataatgataataaatgTTGAGAGTTGGGTGTTTTTCTGGCTCTATTGAGCCATGAGTGTCTAGTTGATGACTCCATCACTTTCACATGTGACTTTCTTTTGTCAGGCCTTATGTGATTTGGAACCAATATACACGTATGAAGGCACTTATGATATCAACACCTTGGTAACTGGCAGAGAGATTACTGGAATAGCCAGTTTTAAACCAGCCGCATTACGCAATCAAAGCCGCTTGTAAGCTGTAATCTTTTCCCTGGATTAAGGTTCAGAAAAAGGCTTCGTGTTGGGTGGATTGACTTAAATTATTTAGGTGTTTCTCGATAAATGAATGGAGTAGTTGATATTGGTGGATGGTCGAGACACTCGAGGAATTTGTCACATTACGGTTGTATAAATTCAAAATGAATTAGCATTATCCCGTCTCAGGAAAATTGAATTACACTTTGTTGAGACCAGTTTAAAAGGTTCTGCATGTGGTTGTATGTCCGCATCTTTGCATGACTAAACCAAGGTGGCAATGTTACAGCTGTGAACaaaggtatatatatatattacctcGCATGGCGTGAATCGTGCTTTTGCTTGTTAGCCTAATGTGCCACCTTTCTGTTCATTTCCAAGAAAATGCTTGTAAGAGTGTTATATGCTTAGAAGGAAATTCCAACGCTACCTTAAGGAGTAGAGGTAGTCGCCCTTACGCTTTAGATGGAGAATTGAAAGAATGTTAGAACCAGTGCATGTGATGAAGCATGGAAGTATCTGAATGTTTATCGATTTCTTGGAATTGGGGTTTCGAGCTGGTCTAAGAGACGAGCACATCGCAGTATGCTCGTATTGGAATCACATCTCAAAGGTTTGGAGGAGTTTGGTGTCGTCTGAGCTTTGTAAACTGCAAGTTACACTTTCTGCGACGTGTGAGGGTCTGTCTCATTAGAAACAGTTGACATTTAcagaaaaatcaattttttttccttccaaaTTACAAGTGTTACACTCTGTAAGTCACAAATCACTTTTTCTCCACCAGATTCCGGTGAAAGAAGGTTTTATTCTCCCCAGTTTCCTTCCATTTGTTTTCTTGCCTTACCGGATATTTAATGCTTCCGAATCCTTCGCAAGTTAACTATTCCAATATTTTTACTGGCACATATGACACAAGCTGTGAGTAAGATCAACCAGAAGGGAAGCTAGGCCAAATTTATCTGTTCCCAATTCCAAGTAACAGGATAAATTCCACCAACCCGCCTCTCCCTGTCTTCCTGTGGTGCAAACCCTAAGGTGGCAGCGAGAACCTAACAATTTTGTGCAGGACCAAGTATTTCGCCAAACTTCTCAATGCCAATCACCAGGACGCCCTTATTTTTTACACAAACCTCAACGGTGTTGCATCTATCTCTGATCTCTCCACAACTTTCGAATCTCTGCAAAGTCTTCATCCACCTGTAATCGAATTTCAAACCTACTTTATTATAGAAGGTTTTTTTTGACCTCTCAACAATTCCCATTATCCGCACTCTACTTATTTCACGACTCTCTCAAATCCCTATCCTAAAGCAAGGATAAAAGGCACAACTTAATCATAAAagcttttttttaatcattacaACAACTAGCCACAGTGATGGCATGATAGAACACTCATCACTGAATCCCATATAGTAGTTTACATCTGTTGGAAAACTTTATATGCCCAAAAACTAAATTGAATATAGAAGTGGGAGTCATAGTCAGTAGGTCATATGAGAAGAAATGAAGATGCAAATATGAAATCAAAGCAAATTAGGGAGCAGGCAAATAGTCATTTGAAACACGTTGTGTTCTAAAAATCGACATAGGGCGGCGCTGGCCGACCACACCGAAAAAGTGTTACTCGGCCAGGCTAGGCAGATTAAAACCCAACTTAAAAAatgaaagtaatttttttataagtcTTAAACCAAAGTCCaacaaaaaatatgatttgATAGTTTGCCCTAACACACCAactttaatcttattaagctgATATCGTGGAATACGCTTAACGACATCTAATCCTCCGCCTAGGCGGCCTAGATGCTCGTCTGATGCTCGACTAGCGTCTAGCGAATTTTAGAAACTTGGAAAAACGCAACTTAAACAGAAATAACATCCATCCAGCTGACAGAGTATTACAAACGTCATAACATCATGAATGTTCAGGATTGCCAACAAAAGCACGTCTTTCATGTTGAACTCAacttcattttaaatctttagtggACACCTCCACACCACACATAGAAAGGCAAGAGTCCCAATAACAAAACCCAAGAACATAAGACAATGTTGTTAAAAGGCAAAGGAAATGTAACAGCCATAACTAGCAGGCTATCACCTCTTCTTGAAGCCATATTTCTTCCTCTCATAAAACAGATCAGTTTTAGCACTCCCCAAGTTGACTATCTTAGGGCATCCATCCCTATCTTTTTCGAGCTGGGTGCACTCCTTGCAATAATAGGCGTCCGAGATTCCCACCCCACCACAGATGACACACCGGCCTTGGAAAGATCCATAATTGCATTCATCACATATACGAACAAGCGTGCAAGGGCGCACATAGGAATCACAAACCACACATTTTCCATCATCTTTCTCACAAAGCCTTCCTATAGCTATCCCTGGTTGCTTGCGACACATGATTAAATCTGGATGATGCTTAGCCATAACCTCTGGAAAATTCCTAGAAACAGTGACTGCAGCAAAAATTACCAGGTTTAGTTAATGCAAGAAATATACTCTTCTCTGCTAAAAATCCATTTTGTTTTGGACAGAAGGGAGAGGTAAAAAAAATACGAGAACAATAGATGCCAAATGGAACCATTTACTCCATAATCATTTTttgatagtaaaaaaaaaatcttacatGCCATGTTAAAGGCCTAAATCTTATTTCACGTGCATCTAAATCTTATTTCACGTGCATCAAGCTTGAATTATGACACAAATTACATTTGCCTGTACAGGAGTAAGATCAGAGGTAATCTGTATCGTTTCAAAGAAAATGAACATAGACATGTATAGCAGGGAACAAAACTTTGCATCCAAGTTCTCCCATTTTCTATTTACAATTGTGCCTTTTATGGAGACACGATATACAATCATCAAAGCAGTGTGTCCTAAACAGTGAACACCACAAACTGAAGGGAAAAACAAATGAAGCTacacaaaaattatatacaatGCGGGTCTTAACAGGTTCAGTCATCTTCATGCTCAAAAAACAAAGCAACCAATGGCTACCCAAACTGAACAATCAAAGGAAACTGGAAAATCACATGTTCATCAGCAAGCTGAAACAAGCTAAAATCTGCTtcctttttttcaaaaaaaaaaaaacctagagATAATAGTTGTaccaaaaatatgaatttttaggCCTACAGGATCATACTTCTTGTTGATTGACCACTCAAAAAGTCAAAATCATCTCTGTAtcatttttttccccaaaaaaacTCGTAATCATAAAAACTGCCTTCGTCCCCGCTAATTCCTAACATCCCTGCTGAAGATGTGAAatcacaaattaaaaaaaaacggaaactaattaaatattagagCACTGCAATTTTCGAGCTTGTGATTGTTCGAGCCTGCGTGTGCGTATGAGCGGGCGAGGGACGAGAAAGATCGAGAAGTTGTCGAGAACCTGGTGCGATAGTGGAGAACTGTAGGCAGACGTGAGCGTAAAAATAATGCATTCAATcccctttttattttttctttttttaggaAAGTACATGGCACACCCCCATCTTTTAACTATTGCATTTTTACCCCATTATGTTTACAAAGTTATTTGAGTTTTATTCGGAATTCGGTCTCAATGTCTCCACCCTTTTGTACATGAGATGTCGATCGGTTTATAGctgcattaaaatataaaaaatatatattttttatgaatcatGTTGCGTTGAAAAATCAAGACGATTTCATAAAAGGTTTTGTGTTGTTTGATATACAATGATGAGAGTTGATATTTATAatcagtggcggagccaggaaTATGGTTATATTCGGAATACaattttaaactctataattttttaatattttaaattgatttacccgaactaatatcaaattaattcaaaatttacatacaattttttttaaaaaaaattgagccaCCCGAGTTTTACGTAAGGTGGCTCCGCCACTGTTTACAACTCATTTCTTATTATTTGCACTctatttatgaataaatttgaCATATATTTTACATACGATATGAAATATAGATAATACAAAATGGAATGTAAATATTCACTCTATATGACggtgattttttttcttaaactcaaattttgataaaaaaaattatgaaaaatgtaATCCCTGGTATTTTTGtctaagaaatgatttttttttccccaaagaaatgatattttttcaaatcatatcttttacaaacattaaaataaatatatttatcaaaagttagtattaaaataatttatttatcaaacgtatgtttcaaaaaaaattatcatctcttttatttttatacacaTCCGTAGAGATTAGATTTTAGAAAATTGAAGCAAATGATTTAACATAATTCAAAGTAGAAgtgatttaaattaatcaacaaGTAAAAAAATTTGACTTAATTATTGTATATTGTATCAGGGTACTACTGGTGagaaatatttaagaaaatttatcatgtttagaAGAAAGAAGAATTAACCGGTACTTTGAAAAATTAGGAACAaagcatattaattaatttaataagtgAACCCACAAAAGAAACATTGCAAACCATTCAAAAAGAATAAATATAGAAGCTTAATTCAAATACCTTAGTTCCAACGACAAATTTTCTTTTGTGAATAAGAATCACAGGAAGGAACAGAAAATTACAACAAATATGGACCAACTAAAATCTGGAAAAATATTCCATCTAGTTAACAAAGATTGCGGTAGGATTTCCTGGGGAGGGTGGGTTAGAGATTAAAACGGAGGAATAATCCCCAGCCCTTGCAGTAGCATCAGCATCGGCCGCACATAAGACTTCCAAATGTTCGAGTCCCAACTGCCGCTTGATCAGTTCTGAGTTCTCCTTCAGAACTTCGATTTCACCGAAAGGAAGCTTCAGATCCAACGCTTGTGCACCGACCGCCTTAGCTTCGTCTTTCTTGAACCTCAAAAAAGGCATACACAGCTTTTGGATTTGTTTAAAGTTTCCTTCTTTACCAATCTCACTTTTTTGTAATTCGGAAAGTATCTCTTGATCAGGCGCAAAGGTGGTGGTTGCTGCATCGAACTTCATCTGGAGTATGTTGAGACATACCTTTTTCCAGCCGTCATACTGTTCGTTTACAAATATCAGGCCAACTGTGGGCTTGTTCTGAACGTTTGTTGAGGGGGTCTTGGCTTTCTTGGAACCGGAGATCTGCTTCTGCAAAAGCTTCCTCATAGAAACAATCGAATCTTGCAAGTATTTGTTCGCCTTTTTGAGGGTAAGATCTGGTGAATAAGCTTCAGGCCATCCAGCTTTCACGGCATACCCATCCTTCTTCAAGAGCTCCTTCCACACATATTCTGTGTAATGTGGGCAGATCGGAGAAAGCAGTCGTGTTTGGACATCCATAAATCTCCATAATAAATCACGGTTCATTCCCCCTGAAGCACAAGAAAGTCTATACTCGTCCCTTGCAGCTTGAAGATCATAGAAACCACTTTTAAGGGCTTCTCGGAACATGTATTCACTATAGTTCTTCTCAGTCATCTTGGCAgcaatatttatttcattgttgaACACACGGTCTGCAAAAGTGCTGGCAGGACCACTTCTCAAAGTCGACTCAGCAGCTAGAACCTCCTCCATCCATGAGATTTCTTTTGTAAGACGTAATATCGCAGCATTAGCAGTCTCGAAGACAAAGTTGGCATCATCCATCCCATCACCGGCATCTGCTAGGGAGAACCTAGTGGCATCAGCTGAAAATTCCTCAATAGCTTCTCTAAGGGTCCTGAAATTCCCAGTTGACTTCGACATTTTCTCAGAATTCAGCATAATGTGACCGTTGCATCTGAATCCACGAGGCCAATGGTGCTTGGGCACGAGTGCTGTGTGGTTGTATATACAAAAAGTGAGATGATTTTGGATGAGATCCTTGCCAGATACTCTGAGATCGAATGGATACCAATACTCAAACTCTTCCTTCATCTTATAAAGAAGAGATGGAGATATTCCTGAGGATTTGGGATACGGTCCACCAACAAATAAGAAATCCCAAACCTCATCCGTTAGTTGTTCTGGTTTTACAGAAGACCTATCAGCCCCATACATTTCCCCTCTCTGCAAAACATGTGCTACAGTATAGTATGCCATGTATAGAGTGGAATCAGACAAAGACTCAACTAAGAACTCTTCATCCCAGGGAATACGAGTTCCTAGCCCGAAATTCCGAGAACATGCCCACTGATTCAACCAGCTCAAGGTGTGCTCAAAGCCATGTCTCGCTTCTTCCGAATAAAGATTCATGCtagccaaacactcctcggctgCCTTTCTCCATTCTTCTTCACCATAAGTGATGTACCACTGATCAGTCAAAGCCACAACACACTCATCCCCAGATCTTGACATGACTTTTTTTTCGGGTTCACTGTAAACCACACCAAGCTCCAACTCTAAAATCTTGTTCCTTATCAAACTTTTAGCCTCTTGAACTTTCATTCCGGTAAACTCACCCACAAGCATGGTACCCTCGTAGAATCCTCCCTTGTATATAATTTTCTTGGCATCATCGAGCTTTTCTCTGTCATTCTGACTcttaatttttttgtcaatGCATATTCTCTCTGCCGACTTGTCTCCAAATTCAGGGTGGTGGATGATGGGTATGATCTCGAACGGCACAACCCATTCATCCTTCACACCGTACTTGGCTCTGAATGCTGGCTTTGCTTTCAAATCTTGGAGCGCCATGTAGTCGTCTGGAGAATCACTTGGAACACTAGTAACAAT comes from Primulina huaijiensis isolate GDHJ02 chromosome 5, ASM1229523v2, whole genome shotgun sequence and encodes:
- the LOC140977164 gene encoding PHD finger-like domain-containing protein 5A isoform X2 codes for the protein MAFTVSRNFPEVMAKHHPDLIMCRKQPGIAIGRLCEKDDGKCVVCDSYVRPCTLVRICDECNYGSFQGRCVICGGVGISDAYYCKECTQLEKDRDGCPKIVNLGSAKTDLFYERKKYGFKKR
- the LOC140977164 gene encoding PHD finger-like domain-containing protein 5A isoform X1 codes for the protein MHYFYAHVCLQFSTIAPVTVSRNFPEVMAKHHPDLIMCRKQPGIAIGRLCEKDDGKCVVCDSYVRPCTLVRICDECNYGSFQGRCVICGGVGISDAYYCKECTQLEKDRDGCPKIVNLGSAKTDLFYERKKYGFKKR
- the LOC140977162 gene encoding leucine--tRNA ligase, cytoplasmic-like, encoding MTEETGKSFARRDKLLEIESQVQKMWDDGNVFQADPKDSPPKPGEKFFGNFPFPYMNGYLHLGHAFSLSKLEFAAAYHRLRGANVLLPFAFHCTGMPIKASADKLTREIEMFGNPPVFPVVQEEESVEPGGKTENESEGNQAQPGGNFKGKKSKAVAKSGGVKYQWEIMQSYGLSDDEIVKFTNPYHWLNFFPPLAVEDLKAFGLGCDWRRTFITTDMNPYFDSFVRWQVRKLKAMGKIVKDLRYTIYSPLDGQPCADHDRASGEGVIPQEYILIKMEVIGPFPSKMSVLEGKKVYLAAATLRPETMYGQTNCWVLPDGKYGAFEIDDNQVFILTRRAALNLAYQKLSRFQEKPTCLLELTGQDLIGLPLKSPLAFNEIIYTLPMLSVLTDKGTGIVTSVPSDSPDDYMALQDLKAKPAFRAKYGVKDEWVVPFEIIPIIHHPEFGDKSAERICIDKKIKSQNDREKLDDAKKIIYKGGFYEGTMLVGEFTGMKVQEAKSLIRNKILELELGVVYSEPEKKVMSRSGDECVVALTDQWYITYGEEEWRKAAEECLASMNLYSEEARHGFEHTLSWLNQWACSRNFGLGTRIPWDEEFLVESLSDSTLYMAYYTVAHVLQRGEMYGADRSSVKPEQLTDEVWDFLFVGGPYPKSSGISPSLLYKMKEEFEYWYPFDLRVSGKDLIQNHLTFCIYNHTALVPKHHWPRGFRCNGHIMLNSEKMSKSTGNFRTLREAIEEFSADATRFSLADAGDGMDDANFVFETANAAILRLTKEISWMEEVLAAESTLRSGPASTFADRVFNNEINIAAKMTEKNYSEYMFREALKSGFYDLQAARDEYRLSCASGGMNRDLLWRFMDVQTRLLSPICPHYTEYVWKELLKKDGYAVKAGWPEAYSPDLTLKKANKYLQDSIVSMRKLLQKQISGSKKAKTPSTNVQNKPTVGLIFVNEQYDGWKKVCLNILQMKFDAATTTFAPDQEILSELQKSEIGKEGNFKQIQKLCMPFLRFKKDEAKAVGAQALDLKLPFGEIEVLKENSELIKRQLGLEHLEVLCAADADATARAGDYSSVLISNPPSPGNPTAIFVN